From Pseudomonas sp. stari2, a single genomic window includes:
- a CDS encoding LEA type 2 family protein: MLGHWRTFQVLSLLVFLGLAGCASWFSDDSLDPAVHLVKVEVVRARLLEQKFILHFRIDNPNDSELTVRGLEYRVHLADMLLAEGEHEHWITVGAKSSAFYKVPIRTNLWPKVKDVVKMLKNPHQQVPYRLQGEMETGLFIAHYVHLERNGVIIPADLITE; this comes from the coding sequence ATGCTCGGTCATTGGCGCACATTTCAGGTCCTCTCACTGCTCGTGTTTCTGGGGCTCGCTGGCTGCGCGTCCTGGTTCAGCGACGACTCCCTCGACCCCGCCGTGCACCTGGTGAAAGTCGAAGTGGTGCGCGCCAGGCTGCTGGAACAGAAATTCATCCTGCACTTTCGCATCGACAATCCCAATGACAGCGAGCTGACCGTGCGCGGCCTGGAATACCGCGTACACCTGGCGGACATGCTGCTGGCCGAAGGCGAGCATGAGCACTGGATCACCGTCGGGGCCAAAAGCAGTGCTTTCTATAAGGTGCCGATCCGCACCAACCTGTGGCCGAAGGTCAAGGACGTGGTGAAAATGCTGAAGAATCCGCACCAGCAGGTTCCCTACCGACTGCAGGGCGAGATGGAAACCGGTTTATTCATCGCTCACTACGTGCACCTGGAACGCAATGGCGTGATAATCCCCGCCGATTTGATTACGGAGTGA
- a CDS encoding DUF1145 domain-containing protein codes for MKVFCGLGRLLTLVFCCVVLANQLVPFVHPLHLLVNLAGILLLAVHVLEVLLCSASLKGRPHPWRDRGRVLLFGVFHLQTIPAPAAPEASHA; via the coding sequence ATGAAGGTGTTCTGTGGCCTGGGGCGATTGTTGACCCTGGTGTTCTGCTGCGTGGTACTGGCCAATCAGCTGGTGCCGTTTGTTCATCCGTTGCATCTGCTGGTCAATCTGGCTGGCATCCTGCTGCTGGCCGTCCACGTCCTTGAAGTGCTGCTGTGCAGCGCCAGCCTCAAAGGTCGGCCGCACCCGTGGCGTGATCGTGGCCGTGTCCTGCTGTTCGGCGTTTTCCACCTGCAAACCATCCCGGCCCCGGCCGCTCCGGAGGCTTCCCATGCGTAA
- a CDS encoding ligase-associated DNA damage response exonuclease, giving the protein MDLVIARPEGLYCPAGDFYIDPWRPVERAVITHAHGDHARTGNAHYLAASAGEGILRARLGQDINLQTLEYGQRLNHHGVTLSFHPAGHVLGSAQVRLEYGGEVWVASGDYKIEPDGTCAPFEPVRCHTFITESTFGLPIYRWQPQAQVFSEINQWWQGNIEAGKTSVLFCYSFGKAQRILHGIDETLGPILSHGAVEPLNRVYREAGVYLPSTIYAGDVKKNDPLMRQALVIAPPSAGGSSWMRRFGDYSDSFASGWMRLRGTRRRRGVDRGFVLSDHADWPGLLWAIEQTGAERVMVTHGSISVLVRHLREKGLDAQGFNTEYGDDEQDNLAVEPTVAEVQP; this is encoded by the coding sequence ATGGACCTTGTTATCGCCCGCCCCGAAGGCCTGTACTGCCCCGCCGGGGATTTCTACATTGATCCGTGGCGCCCGGTCGAACGTGCGGTGATCACTCATGCCCACGGCGATCACGCCCGCACCGGCAACGCACACTATCTGGCCGCCAGCGCCGGCGAAGGCATTCTGCGTGCACGCCTGGGTCAGGACATCAACCTGCAAACACTTGAGTACGGTCAACGCCTGAATCACCACGGCGTCACCTTGAGCTTTCACCCCGCCGGACATGTGCTGGGCTCGGCTCAGGTGCGGCTCGAATACGGGGGAGAAGTCTGGGTTGCGTCCGGTGACTACAAGATCGAACCCGACGGCACCTGCGCGCCGTTCGAACCAGTGCGCTGCCACACCTTCATCACCGAATCGACCTTCGGCCTGCCGATCTACCGCTGGCAGCCGCAAGCGCAAGTATTCAGCGAGATAAACCAGTGGTGGCAAGGGAATATCGAGGCCGGCAAAACCAGCGTGCTGTTCTGCTATTCCTTCGGCAAGGCCCAGCGCATCCTCCACGGTATCGACGAAACCCTGGGCCCGATCCTCAGCCATGGCGCGGTGGAACCACTGAACCGGGTCTATCGCGAAGCCGGCGTGTATCTGCCGTCGACGATCTACGCCGGCGACGTTAAGAAAAACGATCCGCTGATGCGTCAGGCGCTGGTCATCGCCCCGCCTTCGGCCGGTGGCAGCAGCTGGATGCGGCGTTTCGGCGATTACAGCGACAGCTTCGCCAGCGGCTGGATGCGTCTGCGCGGCACCCGCCGGCGGCGCGGCGTGGATCGCGGTTTCGTGCTCTCGGATCACGCCGACTGGCCCGGCCTGTTGTGGGCCATCGAACAGACCGGTGCCGAACGGGTGATGGTCACGCACGGCTCGATCAGCGTGCTGGTCCGGCACCTGCGCGAAAAAGGCCTGGACGCTCAAGGCTTCAACACCGAATACGGCGATGATGAACAGGACAACCTCGCCGTCGAACCTACCGTTGCCGAGGTGCAACCATGA
- a CDS encoding DUF6231 family protein, whose protein sequence is MNVAISSRTPQQALAALLDRYAPARLLLIGASEFPALAAFKDAHPDTCVAHAAPGALPADLAAQRFDLALVVDCLEHLPKRDGLNLLGGIRNLNASRIAVLADLPASGWQETDFYSLALQASERFARDEQVLTLFTYDLLDYKQVPDWLNSRFWANPENFGKYWW, encoded by the coding sequence ATGAACGTCGCGATTTCTTCCCGCACGCCACAGCAGGCGCTGGCCGCTCTGCTCGACCGCTACGCCCCGGCACGTCTGCTGCTGATCGGCGCCAGCGAATTTCCGGCTCTGGCCGCTTTCAAGGATGCACATCCGGACACTTGCGTCGCCCACGCCGCGCCCGGCGCCTTGCCGGCGGACCTGGCCGCACAGCGCTTCGATCTGGCGCTGGTGGTCGATTGCCTGGAGCATTTGCCCAAACGTGATGGCCTGAATCTGCTCGGCGGGATCCGTAACCTCAACGCCAGCCGCATCGCCGTGCTGGCCGACCTGCCGGCCAGCGGCTGGCAGGAAACCGATTTCTATTCTCTGGCTCTGCAGGCCAGCGAACGCTTCGCCCGGGATGAGCAGGTGCTGACCCTGTTCACCTATGATCTGCTTGACTACAAACAAGTCCCCGACTGGCTCAACTCACGGTTCTGGGCCAATCCGGAAAACTTCGGGAAATACTGGTGGTAA
- a CDS encoding penicillin acylase family protein → MASPALSHFLPRFGVAAAVTGVLSLSGCQTWNAQDTLPPTSGVQPLKGLAQNVSVRRNAMGMPLIESNSFHDALFALGYVHASDRINQMVTLRLLAQGRLAEMSGASMLDADRYMRAVNLKKSAGELYKASSPRLKRFFEVYARGVNAYLFRYADKLPGDLASSGYKPEYWKPEDSALIFCLLNFSQSANLPEEIASLVLAQTVTTDKLAWLTPSAPDENLPLAEADKLQGIKLNGQIPGLSELSNASEQLAAMNLLGANTSNNWAIAPQRSRSGKSLLASDSHGPLAAPSLWSFVQIHAPKYQAAGVTVAGLPMVLGGFNGKVAWSATSVFGDNQDLFLEKIRRQGSSLSYEVNGKWQPLGVRNETYFVKGQRPIREAVYETRHGALLNSAQAAAQGAGFGLALQTPSFTDDKSLDAFFDLSRAQTAERASDASREIRAIALNLVFADASNIGWQVTGRFPNRREGEGLLPSPGWEGRYDWDGYADPMLHPYDQDPAQGWLGTANQRVIPHGYGMQLSNSWAAPERGERLAELAGSGKQDGRSMIAMQYDQTTTFAAKLKKMFEAPGMAQPLKQAIDALPEADRSKAREAYTRLMAFDGKLSPTSADAAIYELFLQESMKQIFLDELGPQSSPAWKAFIANGDLSYSAQADHLLGREDSPFWDDARTPQKEDKPAILARSLAAAISAGDSQLGGDRKAWQWGKLHRYEWKNANGQTIRGPIAAGGDHTTLNTAAFAWGQDFNTTRAPSMRFIVDFSQSEPLMGQNGTGQSGNPASPNYLNGIDPWLKGQYIGLPMQPQNFERVYGKTRLTLTPGK, encoded by the coding sequence ATGGCCTCGCCAGCCCTTTCACATTTTCTTCCCCGGTTCGGCGTTGCCGCAGCAGTGACCGGTGTCTTGAGCCTCTCCGGTTGCCAGACCTGGAACGCACAGGACACCCTCCCGCCAACCTCCGGCGTGCAGCCGCTCAAGGGCCTGGCGCAAAACGTTTCGGTACGCCGCAATGCCATGGGCATGCCGCTGATCGAAAGCAACAGTTTCCACGACGCCTTGTTCGCCCTCGGTTATGTGCACGCCAGCGACCGCATCAATCAGATGGTCACCCTGCGCCTGCTGGCCCAGGGGCGTCTGGCGGAAATGTCCGGCGCGTCGATGCTCGACGCCGACCGCTACATGCGCGCCGTCAACCTGAAGAAAAGCGCTGGCGAGCTGTACAAGGCGTCGTCGCCACGGCTCAAGCGCTTCTTCGAAGTCTATGCGCGGGGCGTCAACGCCTACCTGTTCCGCTACGCCGACAAGTTGCCGGGGGATCTGGCCTCCAGCGGCTACAAGCCTGAATACTGGAAACCGGAAGATTCGGCGCTGATTTTCTGCCTGCTGAACTTCAGCCAGTCGGCCAACCTGCCGGAAGAAATCGCTTCGCTGGTGCTGGCGCAGACCGTCACCACCGACAAGCTCGCCTGGCTGACCCCGTCCGCCCCCGACGAAAACCTGCCGCTGGCCGAAGCCGACAAACTGCAAGGCATCAAGCTCAACGGGCAGATTCCGGGCCTGAGCGAGCTAAGCAACGCCAGCGAACAACTGGCGGCGATGAACCTGCTCGGCGCCAACACTTCGAACAACTGGGCGATTGCCCCGCAACGCAGCCGCAGCGGCAAAAGCCTGCTGGCCAGCGACAGCCACGGCCCGCTGGCCGCACCGTCGCTGTGGAGTTTCGTGCAGATTCACGCACCGAAATATCAGGCCGCCGGCGTGACCGTGGCCGGTCTGCCGATGGTGCTCGGTGGCTTCAACGGCAAAGTGGCGTGGAGCGCGACCAGCGTCTTCGGTGACAACCAGGACCTGTTCCTGGAAAAAATCCGACGCCAAGGCAGCAGCCTGAGCTACGAGGTCAACGGCAAATGGCAACCGCTGGGCGTGCGCAACGAAACCTACTTCGTCAAAGGCCAGCGGCCGATTCGTGAAGCGGTGTACGAAACCCGCCACGGTGCGCTGCTCAACAGTGCCCAAGCCGCTGCTCAAGGCGCAGGTTTCGGCCTGGCCTTGCAGACGCCAAGCTTCACCGATGACAAATCCCTCGATGCGTTTTTCGATCTGAGCCGCGCGCAAACCGCTGAACGCGCCTCGGACGCCAGCCGGGAAATTCGCGCCATCGCGCTGAACCTGGTGTTTGCCGACGCCAGCAATATCGGCTGGCAGGTCACCGGGCGCTTCCCGAATCGCCGCGAAGGCGAAGGCCTGCTGCCGTCGCCGGGCTGGGAAGGTCGCTACGACTGGGACGGTTACGCCGACCCGATGCTGCACCCCTACGATCAGGACCCGGCGCAGGGCTGGCTCGGCACCGCCAACCAGCGCGTCATCCCTCACGGCTACGGTATGCAGTTGTCCAATTCCTGGGCCGCGCCGGAGCGTGGCGAGCGCCTCGCGGAACTGGCCGGCAGTGGCAAACAGGACGGTCGCAGCATGATCGCCATGCAGTACGACCAGACCACCACCTTCGCCGCCAAGCTGAAGAAAATGTTCGAAGCCCCGGGCATGGCGCAGCCGCTGAAACAGGCGATCGACGCCCTGCCGGAAGCCGACCGCAGCAAGGCCCGCGAGGCCTACACCCGCTTGATGGCGTTCGACGGCAAGCTCAGCCCGACCTCCGCCGATGCGGCGATCTACGAGTTGTTCCTGCAGGAAAGCATGAAGCAGATCTTCCTCGACGAACTCGGCCCGCAAAGCAGCCCCGCGTGGAAAGCGTTTATCGCCAATGGCGATCTGTCCTACTCGGCACAAGCCGACCACCTGCTGGGCCGTGAGGACAGTCCGTTCTGGGACGACGCCCGCACCCCGCAGAAAGAAGACAAACCGGCCATCCTCGCCCGCAGCCTCGCGGCAGCGATCAGCGCCGGCGACAGCCAACTGGGTGGCGACCGCAAAGCCTGGCAGTGGGGCAAACTGCACCGCTACGAGTGGAAGAATGCCAACGGCCAGACCATTCGCGGTCCGATCGCAGCGGGCGGTGACCACACCACTCTGAACACGGCGGCGTTTGCCTGGGGTCAGGACTTCAACACCACCCGGGCGCCGTCGATGCGTTTCATCGTCGACTTCAGCCAGAGCGAACCGCTGATGGGCCAGAACGGCACGGGGCAATCGGGTAACCCGGCCAGTCCGAACTACCTCAACGGGATCGATCCATGGCTGAAGGGCCAGTACATCGGCTTGCCGATGCAGCCGCAGAACTTTGAGCGGGTGTATGGCAAGACGCGGTTGACCCTCACTCCCGGCAAGTAA
- a CDS encoding OmpA family protein — MSIVRTALPLVLLTSVLTGCAGLQKTDWPTCAAVGGVVGAGLGATESSAWAGYGALLVGGTAAAYCWVHGDGDEDGDGVPDSRDKCPHTPRGTKVDADGCPFPAPAPVVEEAVVVKEETIVIRDVHFQFDKATLTPSDKLVLDKVATRLKQESSTARLTVTGHTDSVGSDAYNKKLSDRRAHSVVEYLIHDGVPRSSFVSVTGAGESQPVADNKTADGRALNRRTEIKIER; from the coding sequence ATGAGCATAGTTCGGACAGCATTACCCTTGGTTCTGCTAACCAGTGTGTTGACTGGTTGCGCAGGTTTGCAGAAAACCGACTGGCCGACCTGTGCGGCAGTCGGCGGTGTCGTCGGTGCGGGTCTTGGCGCGACGGAAAGCTCTGCATGGGCAGGCTATGGCGCATTACTCGTTGGCGGTACGGCGGCAGCCTATTGCTGGGTGCATGGCGATGGCGATGAAGACGGCGACGGTGTGCCGGACAGTCGCGACAAGTGCCCGCACACGCCTCGCGGCACCAAGGTCGACGCAGACGGCTGCCCATTCCCGGCCCCTGCACCCGTGGTTGAAGAAGCTGTAGTGGTCAAGGAAGAAACCATCGTCATCCGCGATGTGCACTTCCAGTTCGACAAGGCCACCCTGACGCCTTCCGACAAGCTGGTACTCGATAAGGTCGCCACGCGCCTGAAACAGGAATCGAGCACAGCGCGGCTGACCGTGACCGGTCATACCGACAGCGTGGGCAGTGATGCCTACAACAAAAAACTGTCGGATCGTCGGGCGCATTCGGTGGTGGAATACCTGATCCATGACGGTGTGCCACGTTCCAGCTTCGTTTCGGTGACCGGTGCCGGTGAAAGCCAGCCAGTGGCGGACAACAAAACCGCCGATGGCCGTGCGCTGAACCGTCGCACGGAAATCAAAATCGAACGCTAG
- a CDS encoding YchJ family protein, whose amino-acid sequence MSTAICPCGSGNLLDACCGHYHAGHPAPCAEALMRSRYSAYVLGLIDYLVATTLPAQQTGLDRQSISAWSASSTWLGLDVESSEVFGGQPEHAFVTFTARWHDSQGEHSHRERSSFVQNGGRWYFIDPSVQLKLGRNDACPCASGQKFKKCCAGYFGS is encoded by the coding sequence ATGAGTACAGCCATTTGCCCTTGCGGCAGCGGCAACCTGCTGGATGCCTGCTGCGGCCATTATCACGCCGGCCACCCGGCACCGTGCGCCGAAGCCCTGATGCGTTCGCGCTACAGCGCCTACGTGCTGGGCCTGATCGATTATCTGGTGGCGACCACTCTGCCCGCCCAGCAGACAGGGCTCGATCGCCAGTCGATCAGCGCCTGGAGCGCTTCGAGCACCTGGCTCGGGCTCGATGTCGAAAGTTCGGAAGTCTTCGGCGGCCAGCCGGAACACGCCTTCGTCACCTTCACCGCGCGCTGGCATGACAGTCAGGGTGAGCACAGCCACCGCGAGCGCTCTTCGTTCGTACAGAACGGCGGGCGCTGGTACTTCATCGACCCGAGCGTGCAACTCAAACTGGGGCGCAACGACGCCTGCCCGTGCGCCAGCGGCCAGAAGTTCAAGAAATGCTGTGCGGGGTATTTCGGCAGCTAA
- a CDS encoding OmpA family protein, with protein MSVLSRSVLPVLLAGSLLTGCATHSDGTAPLNQRTWPICSVIGGLVGGGLGAIENGGWAAGGAALGILTGGLICYAQDGDEDGDGVFDRRDRCPDTPANTPVDHRGCPLPQYPVTEKPAEPAPQSEVITLSDAGNVLFAFDKSDLTPAAKSQLDALMDKLRNADVVSIKVIGHTDSKGTDAYNQALSERRASSVAAYLLSQGLAPEKLTSEGRGEREPVADNETEEGRAQNRRVELHINR; from the coding sequence ATGAGTGTTCTCTCACGGTCCGTCTTACCGGTGCTGCTGGCAGGCAGCCTGTTGACCGGCTGCGCTACCCACAGCGATGGCACTGCCCCCCTCAATCAACGTACCTGGCCGATCTGCAGCGTCATTGGCGGGCTGGTCGGCGGCGGGCTCGGCGCCATTGAAAACGGTGGCTGGGCCGCAGGCGGTGCGGCACTGGGTATCCTCACCGGCGGGCTGATCTGTTATGCCCAGGATGGCGACGAAGACGGCGATGGCGTGTTCGACCGTCGCGACCGTTGTCCTGACACCCCGGCCAACACCCCTGTCGACCATCGCGGCTGTCCGCTGCCGCAATACCCGGTCACCGAGAAACCGGCCGAACCGGCCCCGCAATCCGAAGTCATCACCCTGAGCGATGCCGGCAACGTGCTGTTCGCGTTCGACAAGTCCGACCTGACCCCGGCCGCGAAAAGCCAGCTCGATGCGCTGATGGACAAACTGCGCAATGCCGACGTGGTGAGCATCAAGGTGATCGGCCACACCGACAGCAAGGGCACCGATGCCTACAACCAGGCCCTGTCGGAGCGACGTGCAAGCAGTGTGGCGGCCTACCTGCTGAGCCAGGGGCTGGCGCCGGAAAAACTCACCAGTGAAGGGCGTGGCGAGCGTGAACCGGTCGCCGACAACGAGACCGAAGAAGGGCGCGCGCAAAACCGTCGCGTGGAACTGCACATCAATCGCTAG
- a CDS encoding collagen pro alpha-chain precursor — protein sequence MRKLCLLAAFISPLACAQVVNVEPNSLMRLPNTTSTLQLEKLVVADYGTLLVPSNVTELSVGELQLGREARIAIVPGEAALDLKVTRAALAEGSRITARGAPGTYEKAARAGRNLNLQFKALNAPQLIVDARGGTGAPGFVGLDGANGQEPGCTWGQAGHGFDGSDGSNGQPGAPGALVRLEVPREFPAELIKVEVAGGAGGPAGPGGKPGAGGKSKGCLVYRADGGKSGKPGADGQPGPAGAAGSVTVQRL from the coding sequence ATGCGTAAACTCTGCCTGCTCGCTGCATTCATCAGTCCCCTGGCCTGTGCCCAGGTAGTGAATGTCGAGCCCAATTCCCTGATGCGTTTGCCCAACACCACCAGCACCCTGCAACTGGAAAAACTGGTGGTCGCCGATTACGGCACTTTGCTGGTGCCCTCGAACGTGACTGAGTTGAGCGTCGGCGAGTTGCAGTTGGGCCGCGAAGCGCGTATCGCCATCGTGCCGGGCGAAGCGGCGCTGGATCTGAAAGTCACCCGCGCTGCGCTTGCCGAAGGCAGCCGCATCACCGCTCGCGGCGCGCCGGGAACCTATGAAAAAGCGGCCCGTGCCGGACGTAACCTGAATCTGCAATTCAAGGCGTTGAATGCACCGCAACTGATCGTCGATGCACGTGGCGGCACCGGTGCACCGGGCTTTGTCGGGCTCGACGGGGCCAACGGTCAGGAACCGGGCTGCACCTGGGGGCAGGCCGGACACGGTTTCGACGGCAGTGACGGCAGCAATGGCCAGCCGGGAGCGCCGGGCGCGCTGGTGCGACTGGAAGTGCCTCGTGAGTTTCCGGCCGAGCTGATCAAGGTTGAAGTCGCCGGTGGTGCCGGTGGCCCGGCGGGGCCTGGCGGCAAACCGGGGGCGGGCGGCAAGTCCAAGGGTTGCCTGGTGTATCGCGCCGATGGCGGCAAGAGCGGCAAGCCTGGGGCTGATGGTCAGCCGGGGCCTGCAGGGGCGGCGGGGTCTGTCACCGTTCAGCGCCTGTAA
- a CDS encoding CopD family protein: protein MTPFSLVYPLHVLAALLWVGGMFFAWMVLRPAAVKALDGPGRLTLWVEVFQGFFRWVWGAVILLPVTGVGMLHLQHIGFETAPKYVQVMMGLYIVMTALFIRIQGLMLPELRTAVEAKDWPAGAAVLGRIRKVVGFNLLVGLVLVAIAAARPSF from the coding sequence ATGACACCTTTTAGCCTCGTTTACCCGCTGCATGTCCTCGCCGCCCTGCTGTGGGTCGGAGGCATGTTTTTCGCCTGGATGGTGCTGCGCCCGGCGGCCGTGAAGGCTCTGGACGGCCCCGGCCGACTGACCCTGTGGGTGGAAGTGTTTCAAGGTTTTTTCCGCTGGGTGTGGGGCGCGGTGATTCTGCTGCCGGTGACCGGGGTGGGCATGTTGCATCTGCAGCACATCGGGTTCGAGACAGCGCCGAAGTACGTTCAGGTGATGATGGGCTTGTACATCGTGATGACGGCGCTGTTCATCCGGATTCAGGGCTTGATGCTGCCGGAGTTGCGCACAGCGGTTGAAGCGAAGGACTGGCCGGCCGGTGCGGCGGTACTGGGGCGGATTCGCAAGGTCGTGGGGTTCAATCTGTTGGTCGGGCTGGTACTGGTAGCGATTGCCGCAGCGCGGCCGTCGTTCTGA
- a CDS encoding cysteine hydrolase family protein — translation MELQANAALIIIDQQKGILEPRLGRRNNPSAEERILDLLGFWRRSGRPVIHVQHLSRSPESVFWPEQSGVEFQDRFLPHDGEWLIQKQVPDAFCATKLEVKLREAGIGQLVIVGVATNNSVESTARTAGNLGLDAWVAEDACFTFDKADYFGTLRTAEEVHAMSLGNLHGEYATVVDTEQVLAAG, via the coding sequence ATGGAGCTTCAGGCCAACGCTGCACTGATCATCATCGACCAGCAAAAAGGCATTCTGGAGCCGCGTCTGGGGCGGCGGAATAATCCGTCGGCCGAAGAGCGGATCCTCGATTTGCTGGGTTTCTGGCGGCGCAGCGGGCGGCCGGTGATTCATGTGCAACATCTGTCGCGCTCGCCGGAATCAGTGTTCTGGCCAGAGCAGTCAGGGGTGGAATTTCAGGACAGGTTTTTGCCGCATGACGGCGAATGGCTGATCCAGAAACAGGTGCCGGATGCGTTTTGTGCAACAAAGCTTGAAGTGAAGTTGCGTGAAGCCGGGATCGGACAACTGGTCATTGTCGGCGTGGCGACCAACAACTCGGTGGAGTCCACGGCGCGCACGGCGGGCAACCTGGGGTTAGACGCGTGGGTGGCGGAGGATGCGTGCTTTACCTTCGACAAGGCTGATTACTTCGGTACGTTGCGTACGGCTGAAGAGGTGCATGCCATGTCGCTGGGGAATCTGCATGGGGAGTATGCGACGGTGGTCGATACCGAACAGGTTCTGGCAGCAGGCTGA
- a CDS encoding SEC-C metal-binding domain-containing protein: MTQQPHVHGPDCNHDHDHHHHDHDHGHVHGPNCGHAHQEPVRNALKDVGRNDPCPCGNGKKFKKCHGA; the protein is encoded by the coding sequence ATGACCCAGCAACCTCATGTCCATGGCCCTGACTGCAACCACGATCATGACCATCACCACCATGATCACGACCATGGCCATGTCCACGGCCCGAACTGCGGCCACGCCCACCAGGAGCCGGTGCGCAACGCCCTTAAAGACGTCGGCCGCAACGACCCTTGCCCGTGCGGCAACGGCAAAAAATTCAAGAAGTGCCACGGCGCTTGA
- a CDS encoding glutathione binding-like protein codes for MIDLYYWTTPNGHKISLFLEEAGLHYNVHPINISQGEQFQPHFLKIAPNNRIPAIVDHEPADGGEPLSLFESGAILLYLAEKTGKFLPKDLRGRQVALQWLFWQMGGLGPMAGQNHHFSQFAPEKIPYAIKRYIDETARLYGVLDKQLANNEFVAGSEYSIADMAIYPWIVSHKWQSQNLEDFPNVQRWFNHIKDRPATVKAYALVQKINPPKA; via the coding sequence ATGATCGACCTGTATTACTGGACCACGCCCAACGGCCACAAGATTTCCCTGTTCCTCGAAGAGGCCGGCCTGCACTACAACGTGCACCCGATCAACATCAGCCAGGGCGAGCAGTTCCAGCCACACTTCCTGAAAATCGCGCCGAACAATCGCATCCCGGCGATCGTCGATCATGAGCCGGCTGATGGCGGCGAGCCATTGTCGCTGTTCGAGTCCGGGGCGATTCTGTTGTACCTCGCCGAGAAGACCGGGAAGTTCCTGCCCAAGGATCTGCGTGGCCGTCAGGTGGCGCTGCAATGGCTGTTCTGGCAAATGGGCGGGCTGGGGCCGATGGCCGGGCAGAACCATCATTTCAGCCAGTTCGCCCCGGAAAAAATCCCCTACGCGATCAAGCGCTACATCGATGAAACTGCACGCTTGTACGGGGTTTTGGACAAGCAACTGGCCAACAATGAGTTCGTCGCCGGCAGCGAATACAGCATCGCTGACATGGCGATCTACCCGTGGATCGTCTCCCACAAATGGCAGAGCCAGAACCTGGAAGACTTCCCGAACGTGCAGCGCTGGTTCAACCACATCAAGGATCGCCCGGCGACCGTGAAGGCCTACGCGCTGGTACAGAAGATCAATCCGCCGAAGGCTTGA